A window of Polaribacter litorisediminis contains these coding sequences:
- a CDS encoding DEAD/DEAH box helicase, with the protein MSTFSELGIRKEYIKSIKEIGISTPSEIQEKAIPILLNSKTDFIGLAQTGTGKTAAFGLPVLHQIDSKSTHIQALILSPTRELVQQIKKQLFKFTKYVDEKIFLEAVFGGEKIDRQINNLKRTTHIVVATPGRLIDLIERGDVDISHVTTVILDEADEMLSMGFKQDLNRILKFTTKNDRNTWLFSATMPEEIKKIVKTYMDANAPRVEINPNSLVNENIRHHYVKTTIKEKTGLIISFLEKRGAQRGIIFCRTKAGAQNLATQLIDEGFSAAALEGDMQQKERDKVMRAFKNESLQYLISTDVSARGIDVRDLEFVIHHQLPEQTEYYTHRSGRTARAGKTGISIALVLPYEMERVHEIQKELQIHFTEVTV; encoded by the coding sequence ATGTCTACATTTTCTGAATTAGGAATTCGCAAAGAATATATAAAGTCTATCAAAGAAATCGGTATTTCTACACCCTCTGAAATTCAAGAGAAAGCCATCCCTATCTTATTAAATTCTAAAACGGATTTTATTGGTTTGGCGCAAACAGGAACCGGAAAAACAGCTGCTTTTGGTTTGCCTGTCTTGCACCAAATAGATTCAAAGTCAACTCATATACAAGCGTTGATTTTATCGCCAACAAGAGAATTAGTGCAACAGATTAAAAAGCAACTTTTTAAGTTTACAAAATATGTGGATGAAAAAATCTTTTTGGAAGCTGTTTTTGGAGGTGAAAAAATTGATAGACAAATCAATAATTTAAAAAGAACAACACATATTGTTGTGGCTACTCCAGGACGATTAATTGATTTGATAGAGCGTGGAGATGTTGATATTAGTCATGTTACGACCGTTATTTTAGATGAAGCAGACGAAATGTTGAGTATGGGGTTTAAACAAGATTTAAATAGAATCTTAAAGTTTACCACTAAAAATGATAGAAATACATGGTTGTTTTCTGCAACAATGCCAGAAGAAATTAAAAAGATTGTAAAAACCTATATGGATGCGAATGCGCCAAGAGTTGAAATCAATCCCAATTCTTTGGTGAATGAAAATATTAGACATCATTATGTAAAAACAACGATTAAAGAAAAAACGGGCTTAATTATTTCTTTTTTAGAAAAAAGAGGAGCACAAAGAGGTATTATATTTTGTAGAACAAAAGCAGGAGCTCAAAATTTAGCAACGCAATTAATTGATGAAGGATTTTCTGCCGCCGCTCTAGAAGGCGATATGCAACAAAAAGAACGCGATAAAGTGATGCGTGCTTTTAAAAATGAAAGTTTACAATATTTAATTTCTACAGATGTTTCAGCACGTGGAATTGATGTGCGTGATTTGGAATTTGTAATTCATCATCAATTGCCAGAACAAACCGAGTATTATACACATAGAAGTGGAAGAACCGCAAGAGCTGGAAAAACAGGGATTTCTATAGCCTTAGTTTTGCCGTATGAAATGGAACGAGTTCATGAAATTCAAAAAGAATTACAAATTCATTTTACAGAAGTAACGGTGTAA
- a CDS encoding acyl-CoA thioesterase, with translation MKDVFTLTITVSLDDIDALQHVNNLVYVKWMDKIAASHWSFLTKNHPLPQYIWVVMRHEIDYLKQATLGDEIVVKTWVGETKGITSIRFMEFYKKEVLLVKAKTIWAMLDAKTYKPARIREDVLNVLQPRK, from the coding sequence ATGAAGGACGTTTTTACGCTGACAATCACAGTTTCATTAGACGATATCGATGCTTTGCAACATGTAAATAATTTGGTATACGTAAAATGGATGGACAAAATTGCAGCGTCACATTGGTCTTTTTTGACGAAAAATCATCCATTACCACAATACATTTGGGTTGTAATGCGGCATGAAATTGATTATTTAAAACAAGCTACTTTAGGGGATGAAATTGTTGTAAAAACATGGGTAGGAGAGACCAAAGGTATTACTTCTATTCGTTTTATGGAATTTTATAAAAAAGAGGTTCTACTTGTAAAAGCAAAAACAATTTGGGCGATGTTAGATGCAAAAACCTACAAACCTGCCCGTATTAGGGAGGATGTCTTGAACGTTTTACAGCCTAGAAAATAA